One window of the Rosa rugosa chromosome 3, drRosRugo1.1, whole genome shotgun sequence genome contains the following:
- the LOC133736522 gene encoding butanoate--CoA ligase AAE1, which translates to MEGAIRCSANYVPLSPISFLERSAMVYRDRPSVVYGDIVYTWRQTLERCTRLASALSQLGISRGDVVAALAPNIPAMYELHFGVPMAGAVLCTLNIRHDSKMVSVLMKHSEAKIIFVDYQFIHVAKGAFDILSKTGTKVPLLVLIPESDQSSPDFCNPPSAYIEYERLLGKGNLGFEILRPKDEWDAISLNYTSGTTSSPKGVIYSHRGAYLNSLAGVILNEMVSMPVYLWCVPMFHCNGWCLTWAVAAQGGTNVCQRNVTAKGIFTSISQHRVTHMGGAPTVLNMIVNAPENDRRPLPGKVVVMTGAAPPPSQVLFKMEELGFSVTHAYGLTETYGPGTVCAWKPEWDSLPRDEQAKIKSRQGLQHIGMEELDVKDPVTMKSVPSDAKTMGEVMFRGNTVMNGYLKDNKSTQDAFEGGWFRSGDLAVRHPDGYIELKDRSKDIIISGGENISTIEVESVLFRHPDVLEAAIVGKPDEYWGEIPCAFVKLKDGCNASAEDIIKFCRDRLPRYMAPRTVIFEDLPKTSTGKVQKYVLREKAKAMGSPSKTCISKL; encoded by the exons ATGGAGGGTGCGATTAGGTGCTCCGCCAACTATGTTCCTCTTTCTCCGATCAGCTTCTTGGAGCGCTCAGCCATGGTCTACAGGGACAGACCCTCTGTTGTGTATGGAGACATCGTCTACACTTGGAGACAGACACTTGAACGATGCACCAGACTTGCTTCTGCTCTTTCCCAACTTGGAATTTCTCGAGGCGATGTG GTTGCTGCACTGGCGCCAAATATTCCAGCAATGTATGAGCTCCATTTTGGTGTTCCAATGGCTGGGGCAGTTTTGTGTACACTTAACATACGTCATGATTCAAAAATGGTTTCAGTATTAATGAAGCATTCAGAAGCCAAAATCATTTTTGTAGACTACCAATTTATCCATGTTGCGAAGGGAGCATTTGATATCTTATCCAAGACTGGAACCAAGGTCCCTCTTCTAGTTTTAATTCCAGAGAGTGATCAATCATCTCCTGACTTCTGCAATCCCCCTTCTGCATACATAGAATATGAGAGACTGTTAGGAAAGGGAAATCTTGGTTTTGAGATCCTACGACCAAAAGACGAATGGGATGCAATTTCGCTCAACTACACTTCAGGCACTACTTCAAGCCCAAAAGGTGTCATTTATAGCCATAGAGGTGCGTATCTCAATTCTCTGGCAGGAGTTATTCTCAATGAGATGGTATCAATGCCTGTATATTTGTGGTGTGTTCCCATGTTTCATTGCAATGGATGGTGCCTCACTTGGGCTGTGGCTGCTCAAGGTGGCACTAATGTCTGCCAAAGAAATGTGACTGCAAAAGGAATTTTCACCAGTATATCTCAGCATCGGGTGACCCACATGGGTGGTGCACCTACTGTCTTAAACATGATTGTAAATGCACCTGAAAATGATCGGAGGCCACTTCCGGGCAAGGTAGTGGTGATGACCGGGGCTGCACCACCACCATCCCAGGTACTGTTCAAAATGGAAGAGCTAGGGTTCAGTGTAACACATGCATATGGTTTGACAGAGACTTATGGTCCTGGGACAGTTTGCGCTTGGAAACCTGAATGGGATTCCCTACCTCGAGATGAACAAGCAAAAATCAAGTCACGACAAGGGTTGCAACATATTGGAATGGAGGAACTTGATGTTAAAGATCCGGTCACGATGAAGAGTGTTCCATCTGATGCAAAAACCATGGGTGAGGTTATGTTCAGGGGCAACACTGTTATGAATGGATATTTGAAAGATAATAAATCAACACAGGATGCATTTGAAGGTGGATGGTTTCGCAGTGGGGACTTGGCGGTCAGACACCCAGATGGTTACATAGAGCTAAAGGATCGTTCCAAGGATATTATAATTTCTGGTGGAGAAAACATTAGCACAATTGAGGTGGAATCAGTACTTTTCAGGCATCCAGATGTTCTTGAGGCAGCTATTGTGGGAAAGCCTGATGAATATTGGGGGGAGATACCCTGTGCTTTTGTGAAATTGAAGGATGGTTGTAATGCTAGTGCAGAGGATATCATTAAGTTCTGTAGGGATCGGTTACCCCGCTACATGGCTCCTCGAACTGTTATATTTGAAGATTTGCCAAAGACTTCAACTGggaaggtgcagaagtatgtACTGAGAGAGAAAGCTAAGGCCATGGGAAGCCCCTCCAAGACCTGCATCAGCAAACTGTAA
- the LOC133740183 gene encoding UPF0496 protein At1g20180-like, whose protein sequence is MWARFKASKIKGKEAIRNVRKSFNLNEEYRSAFRTKSYADFFNKAQLIVSQPSCSSNHEHDQKFSEILLEPGQESIPAILESAILSHLPELKGLMLEYYEISAEASKICTHLLKSIHHIQSNYHFIEQALDKVEDHSPEKIKSIVSELHLSIVQNHGNPFSNPNDHEFKLIHDKYSSFLQHLKSMRKRVARKLKLIEYFKKASGIFLTVACSFVAITAVILSAHAFGALLMGPALFNFPFKRLKKKLGSCIPFLRSRVLTKAGEQLDVAAKGTYILNRDFDMMSRLVARLHDEVEHNKMMIHFCLERREEKYSLQVVKELKKSNGGFRKQVEELQEHVYLCLVTINRARTMVTKEMTESCIRN, encoded by the exons ATGTGGGCAAGATTTAAAGCTTCAAAGATTAAAG GGAAGGAAGCTATCAGAAATGTTCGAAAAAGCTTCAATCTAAACGAGGAGTACCGGAGTGCATTTAGAACCAAGTCCTATGCAGACTTCTTCAATAAAGCTCAACTGATTGTGAGCCAGCCATCATGTTCTTCTAATCACGAGCATGATCAGAAATTCTCAGAAATTCTCCTAGAACCTGGTCAAGAATCCATCCCCGCTATTCTTGAATCCGCAATTCTTTCCCACTTACCCGAATTGAAAGGCCTCATGCTCGAGTACTATGAAATAAGTGCTGAGGCGTCAAAAATCTGCACCCACCTCTTGAAAAGCATCCACCATATTCAGTCTAACTACCACTTCATTGAACAAGCACTTGACAAAGTTGAGGACCATTCTCCTGAAAAAATAAAATCGATTGTTTCGGAGCTACACTTGTCCATTGTCCAAAACCATGGTAACCCATTTTCAAATCCGAATGACCATGAGTTCAAGCTCATCCATGACAAGTACTCTTCATTTTTACAGCACCTAAAGTCAATGAGGAAAAGGGTGGCAAGGAAACTTAAGCTTATCGAGTATTTCAAGAAGGCTTCTGGGATTTTCCTAACAGTAGCTTGTAGTTTCGTTGCTATAACTGCTGTTATTCTATCAGCTCATGCTTTTGGTGCCTTGCTCATGGGACCAGCCCTTTTCAACTTCCCATTTAAGCGTTTGAAGAAAAAGCTCGGTAGTTGCATTCCATTTTTAAGGAGTAGGGTTCTTACCAAAGCTGGAGAACAACTTGACGTGGCAGCTAAGGGGACTTATATATTAAATAGGGATTTCGACATGATGAGTCGACTGGTTGCAAGGCTTCATGATGAAGTTGAACACAACAAGATGATGATACACTTCTGCttggagagaagagaggaaaagTATTCTTTGCAAGTTGTCAAGGAGCTTAAGAAGAGTAATGGCGGGTTTAGAAAGCAAGTGGAGGAGCTTCAAGAGCACGTGTATCTGTGTCTTGTAACTATCAATAGAGCTAGAACTATGGTGACAAAGGAGATGACCGAATCTTGTATCAGAAACTAA
- the LOC133739513 gene encoding fluoride export protein 1-like, which yields MVMEGGEYSGTNDSELRASVSIDVTRSASSSLRWRSLSSLGAHTSQVDEGSESVSEVGDIGDRALHSNRYSVSGSFNFSSAEDIQLQSYGFWRHDPAASHAISTVSRLPEGIISPLSIDAIVRDEEKNQASTERIPKLLEYGSCMTHLAFFGILGVLTRYLLQKLFGPGVAGVTSDQTILYLDLPSNMVGSFLMGWCGVVFKADISYRSDFLAIGLTTGYLGSVTTFSGWNQKMLELSVEGHWVFAGLGFLIGLFLAAYSIIFGVETSKCFRQLLVRNSGYGVASSRKSWRVDSHKRHLAVLAVFLLLLAGLWTMSGILMRQEFNSNSSETQLWLACIVGPLGVWVRWFLARLNGRGLGKTGLLKWVPFGTLIANVSAACIMAALATVKREVNTKTCDIVATGIQFGFLGCLSTVSTFIAEFNAMRESKYPWRAYIYATVTICTSFCLGTLIYSVPVWAKGDN from the exons ATGGTCATGGAGGGGGGAGAGTACAGTGGGACTAATGACTCTGAACTGAGAGCAAGTGTATCGATCGATGTGACAAGAAGTGCCAGTTCTTCATTAAGGTGGCGCTCTTTAAGTTCATTAGGTGCTCATACCTCTCAAGTAGATGAAGGAAGTGAGAGTGTGTCAGAGGTGGGAGATATTGGGGATCGAGCTCTTCACAGCAACAGGTACAGTGTGAGTGGCAGTTTCAACTTCTCGTCTGCAGAGGATATTCAATTGCAATCCTATGGATTCTGGCGTCATGATCCTGCTGCATCCCATGCAATCTCCACAGTGTCGCGTTTGCCAGAGGGAATCATTTCTCCCCTGTCTATTGATGCCATAGTACGCGATGAGGAGAAAAACCAA GCAAGTACAGAAAGAATACCAAAATTGTTGGAGTATGGTTCATGTATGACTCATCTAGCCTTCTTTGGCATTCTTGGG GTCTTAACGAGATATCTACTGCAAAAATTGTTCGGCCCCGGAGTTGCTGGTGTGACAAGTGACCAAACAATTCTTTACCTTGATCTTCCTTCTAATATG GTTGGCTCTTTCTTGATGGGGTGGTGCGGTGTTGTTTTTAAAGCAGATATATCATATAGGTCAGATTTTTTGGCAATTGGATTGACAACAGGTTACCTGGGAAGTGTTACAACTTTTAGTGGTTGGAACCAGAAAATGCTTGAACTGAGTGTCGAAGGCCATTGGGTTTTTGCTGGTCTCGGTTTTTTAATAG GTTTGTTTCTTGCTGCCTACTCCATCATTTTTGGGGTAGAAACATCCAAGTGTTTTAGGCAGCTGCTTGTAAGGAATTCAGGGTATGGTGTTGCTAGCTCTAGAAAGAGCTGGAGGGTTGACAGCCACAAGCGTCACTTGGCAGTTTTGGCAGTGTTTCTGCTGTTGCTAGCTGGATTATGGACTATGAGTGGAATATTGATGAGGCAGGAGTTTAACAGCAACAGCAGTGAGACACAACTATGGTTGGCTTGCATCGTTGGACCTCTAGGAGTCTGGGTCAGGTGGTTCTTAGCTCGACTAAATGGACGTGGATTGGGAAAGACAGGGTTGTTAAAATGGGTTCCATTTGGTACTCTAATTGCCAATGTTTCTGCAGCTTGTATTATGGCGGCACTTGCTACTGTAAAGAGAGAG GTAAATACCAAGACTTGCGATATTGTTGCAACAGGCATACAATTTGGATTTTTGGGTTGCCTGAGTACTGTATCTACATTCATTGCCGAGTTTAATGCAATGAGAGAAAGTAAATACCCCTGGAGAGCATACATCTACGCCACAGTCACCATATGCACCTCATTTTGTTTAGGGACCCTGATATATTCTGTACCTGTTTGGGCAAAGGGAGACAACTAA